In Methanothermobacter sp. K4, one genomic interval encodes:
- a CDS encoding DUF2357 domain-containing protein, which translates to MSLINVPEVERPGLNPIEHCPYYDNLSEIMLLEETTYHVLFEGSGECEVLPSLKRDAVFQELRFHLEEKSAGFLNFRSYAGKSFLDVSSGDLHESVPVEVRSRKINYHEQYPAMLSDLSDGITSLILNSDSPVFQRFTVDDHSGRTLYEDFLILEHIFRPENLHAAAEHINQMYSSGLRREVELVPAGLAATVDPEEIISVISTPGNIDGGIPRVLPELRLRETPDIPENRFYRYFLESLEDLILRLLETAPEGYIRDSLEGFLDDTRGFLSARWLMDVGELRVLPLNSQVLQKREGYRDILRYFFMLDLSLRFTWDELEDTIRGFERKLSELYEYWCYFRLIGILEDISGDSVNPRDIFDLTDWGVRLRRGMSLLRFSMGDVELALSYNGRFTRNTRCSSYSLPFKPDYSLLVNVGECTYFIHLDAKYRSTVNPEDFYDIDLRDAEEELESRYRDGDVYKMHTYKDAILHSMGAYILYPGSKKVIFHEETGEVPSVGAFPMRPGDSTVDEKRLRDFMERAIMKIAGEK; encoded by the coding sequence GTGAGTCTCATAAACGTCCCCGAGGTTGAAAGGCCTGGTCTCAACCCCATAGAACACTGCCCATACTATGATAACCTCTCAGAGATCATGCTACTGGAGGAGACCACATACCATGTGCTCTTTGAGGGTTCAGGTGAATGTGAGGTCCTCCCATCCCTGAAAAGGGATGCTGTATTCCAGGAGCTCAGGTTTCATTTAGAAGAAAAATCGGCGGGTTTCCTCAACTTCAGGAGCTACGCCGGCAAGTCCTTCCTTGATGTTTCCTCCGGTGACCTCCATGAGTCGGTACCCGTTGAGGTGCGCTCAAGGAAGATAAACTACCATGAACAGTACCCTGCAATGCTCTCAGACCTCTCAGATGGGATAACCTCCCTCATACTGAACTCCGATTCACCAGTATTCCAGAGGTTCACCGTGGATGACCACTCCGGACGGACACTCTATGAGGACTTCCTCATCCTTGAACACATCTTCAGGCCTGAGAACCTCCATGCCGCGGCAGAGCACATAAATCAGATGTACTCATCGGGCCTCCGGCGGGAGGTGGAGCTGGTGCCTGCAGGACTGGCTGCCACCGTTGACCCGGAGGAGATCATATCCGTGATTTCCACCCCCGGCAATATTGATGGGGGTATCCCCAGGGTACTACCTGAGCTGAGGCTCCGCGAGACCCCTGACATTCCCGAGAACCGCTTCTACAGGTACTTCCTTGAGTCACTTGAGGACCTTATCCTGAGGCTACTTGAAACAGCCCCTGAGGGTTACATAAGGGACTCCCTTGAGGGGTTCCTTGATGATACCAGGGGATTCCTCTCGGCCCGGTGGCTCATGGATGTGGGGGAACTCAGGGTCCTCCCCCTCAACTCACAGGTACTCCAGAAGAGGGAGGGCTACAGGGATATACTCAGGTACTTCTTCATGCTGGACCTCTCACTCAGGTTCACCTGGGATGAACTGGAGGATACCATCAGGGGATTTGAGAGGAAGCTCAGCGAACTCTACGAGTACTGGTGCTACTTCAGGCTCATAGGGATACTCGAGGATATAAGCGGGGACTCCGTTAATCCCCGTGATATCTTCGACCTCACCGACTGGGGTGTGAGGCTCAGGAGGGGGATGTCATTGCTCAGGTTCAGTATGGGGGATGTGGAACTCGCACTATCCTACAATGGGAGATTCACCAGGAATACCCGGTGCAGTTCCTATTCACTCCCCTTCAAACCAGACTACTCCCTCCTAGTGAATGTGGGGGAGTGCACCTACTTCATCCACCTTGATGCCAAGTACCGGTCAACGGTTAACCCTGAGGACTTCTATGATATCGACCTCCGGGATGCCGAGGAGGAACTTGAAAGCCGGTACAGGGATGGGGATGTATACAAGATGCACACCTACAAGGACGCCATACTCCACAGCATGGGGGCCTACATTCTCTACCCTGGCAGCAAAAAGGTGATATTCCATGAGGAAACCGGAGAAGTTCCATCTGTGGGTGCATTCCCCATGAGGCCCGGGGACTCCACTGTGGATGAGAAGAGACTCCGCGATTTCATGGAGAGGGCCATCATGAAAATAGCCGGAGAAAAATAA
- a CDS encoding heavy metal-binding domain-containing protein, with amino-acid sequence MGVLPVGRYRWAVLAVAAGLSAGLLSAILSVRFQLVIFGFNIMYIVSPLLAGFVESYIAGRKYGASTGAVSAILVFFAVNIYGWFFPAEPIEWNVFTVGGLMLAFQAAFPTAVNFLLAAIITYLLGLAGKGVGDLLVPKNGTIPLEYDAGGEMVGIAAGEAVGKPDEITELRRQAVERMLRDAEAMGAVGVVDIDVEVTVLSGLGGEVLAVTATGTAVKG; translated from the coding sequence ATGGGGGTGTTACCTGTGGGGAGGTACAGATGGGCCGTCCTTGCGGTGGCAGCTGGTCTTTCAGCGGGGCTACTGTCAGCCATCCTCTCTGTGAGGTTTCAGCTTGTGATTTTCGGCTTCAACATCATGTACATAGTATCCCCCCTCCTTGCAGGCTTCGTTGAGTCCTACATTGCAGGGAGGAAGTACGGGGCAAGTACCGGTGCTGTAAGTGCAATCCTGGTCTTTTTCGCTGTGAACATCTATGGCTGGTTCTTCCCGGCTGAACCCATCGAGTGGAATGTGTTCACGGTGGGTGGCCTGATGCTTGCCTTCCAGGCGGCCTTCCCCACAGCAGTGAACTTCCTCCTCGCGGCAATCATAACATACCTCCTGGGACTCGCAGGTAAGGGTGTGGGTGACCTTCTGGTGCCGAAAAACGGGACCATACCCCTTGAATATGATGCTGGAGGCGAAATGGTTGGTATAGCCGCAGGGGAGGCTGTCGGGAAACCCGATGAAATCACTGAACTCCGAAGGCAGGCTGTTGAGCGCATGCTGAGGGATGCTGAGGCCATGGGGGCTGTAGGGGTGGTTGACATCGATGTTGAGGTCACAGTGCTCAGTGGCCTCGGCGGGGAGGTTCTCGCCGTGACAGCCACAGGGACAGCGGTGAAGGGTTAA
- a CDS encoding McrB family protein, with protein sequence MVRYVNLRIVSDGKEIEGLQERMKRILTERADRVVEGGAGFQGGEEEGKVYWISDLRIWYMTRFIEGSRYWNGFGTDEPAEGEINTIVCEINFPPEGIDRRIGAAFARDPLGNYYVVHRGKLGGNYSKKFFEDNYNGEWTEVADGDRESRVVVIGPLDDTLPENIRDFVYDVKRIKTAVTSRKLNKCLNEWKAIVDALGEGEQTILIRKYGTNINEFLLYPTVNYTKNDNYLDAFKKEYRDFVIEKSIPETQHNLPAIKYFAKVVDVINIPKKILGKINSYHIWNPKHVNSFIESNAYLWIIRVYRLKKPVFTGKTGGIIYASTAKEVDIENAEPVLGDDVFYKTLNEIRKKVSEEYDNNDVSSPSDPNLIGKGINYHDYLKNKGYHFKPELVENFLLSLKVKPFVILTGNSGTGKTKLAQLYGQHISAPERKRYLIVPVGANWTEKRHIFGYLNIMTGKYQSTPALDFIMRASEDPENPYILILDEMNLSHVERYFSDFLSALESGEPVPLHDDPECDFPSEITIPENLLVVGTVNVDETTYMFSPKVLDRANTIEFKTLNPREYLLEDGEPGEPSGDLKFLEDPLNHDTSDPGDLGGIRDDLVHELSFFHEKLQRAGFDFGFRVTREVLEFMHAAWVYEGKPVEWENWERYLDAQIKQKILPKIHGPERLLRDTLNELKDHCEGRFPESRDKLGEMVETLRIQRYVSFIR encoded by the coding sequence TTGGTTAGATATGTTAATTTGAGGATAGTATCTGATGGGAAAGAGATAGAGGGGCTTCAGGAGCGAATGAAACGTATTCTTACTGAAAGGGCTGACAGAGTCGTTGAGGGGGGAGCAGGTTTCCAGGGGGGTGAGGAGGAGGGGAAGGTTTACTGGATCTCGGACCTCAGGATATGGTACATGACCCGTTTCATCGAGGGAAGCAGGTACTGGAACGGTTTTGGGACGGATGAACCTGCTGAGGGTGAAATCAATACAATCGTCTGTGAGATAAACTTTCCCCCCGAAGGCATAGATCGCAGAATAGGAGCTGCCTTTGCACGTGACCCCCTCGGAAACTATTACGTGGTCCACAGGGGCAAACTCGGAGGTAATTACAGTAAAAAATTTTTTGAGGATAATTATAATGGCGAGTGGACAGAGGTGGCTGATGGTGACCGCGAAAGCAGGGTCGTGGTCATAGGACCCCTGGACGATACACTCCCCGAAAATATAAGGGACTTTGTATATGATGTTAAAAGGATAAAAACAGCTGTAACTTCCAGGAAATTGAACAAGTGCCTCAATGAGTGGAAAGCGATTGTAGATGCTCTAGGAGAAGGAGAACAAACCATACTTATAAGAAAATATGGCACAAATATAAATGAATTTTTATTGTACCCGACAGTGAACTATACTAAGAATGACAATTATTTAGATGCCTTCAAAAAAGAGTACCGTGATTTTGTCATTGAAAAGAGTATTCCTGAAACTCAGCACAATCTGCCTGCCATAAAATATTTCGCTAAAGTTGTTGATGTAATAAATATTCCAAAAAAAATTTTAGGTAAAATCAACAGCTATCATATATGGAATCCAAAGCACGTAAACTCTTTTATTGAATCAAACGCTTATTTATGGATTATTAGAGTTTATAGGCTAAAAAAACCTGTTTTCACGGGAAAAACAGGTGGAATCATTTATGCTAGTACAGCGAAAGAGGTAGACATTGAAAATGCTGAACCAGTCCTAGGAGACGATGTTTTTTATAAAACTTTAAACGAAATTAGAAAAAAAGTTTCTGAAGAATATGATAATAATGATGTTTCCAGCCCATCGGACCCTAATTTAATAGGTAAAGGAATTAATTACCACGATTATCTCAAAAACAAGGGATACCACTTCAAACCGGAACTCGTTGAGAACTTCCTTCTCTCACTCAAGGTGAAGCCCTTCGTGATCCTCACAGGTAACTCAGGGACGGGTAAGACTAAGCTCGCCCAGCTCTACGGCCAGCACATCTCAGCCCCTGAAAGGAAGAGATACCTCATCGTACCTGTGGGTGCCAACTGGACCGAGAAGAGGCACATATTCGGTTACCTCAACATCATGACAGGTAAATACCAGAGCACCCCGGCACTGGACTTCATCATGAGGGCCTCAGAGGACCCCGAAAATCCATACATCCTCATACTCGATGAGATGAACCTTTCACACGTCGAACGCTACTTCTCAGACTTTCTCTCTGCCCTTGAGAGTGGTGAACCCGTACCCCTCCATGATGACCCTGAATGCGACTTCCCCTCAGAGATAACAATCCCCGAGAACCTCCTGGTTGTCGGTACCGTGAACGTGGATGAGACGACCTACATGTTCTCACCCAAGGTCCTTGACCGTGCAAACACCATAGAATTCAAGACCCTGAACCCCAGGGAATACCTCCTGGAGGATGGTGAACCCGGAGAACCTTCGGGGGACCTGAAATTCCTGGAGGACCCCCTCAACCATGACACCAGTGACCCCGGGGACCTGGGTGGCATCAGGGATGACCTTGTCCATGAACTCAGCTTCTTCCATGAAAAACTTCAGAGGGCAGGCTTCGACTTCGGTTTCAGGGTCACCAGGGAGGTCCTGGAATTCATGCACGCCGCATGGGTGTACGAGGGAAAACCCGTGGAATGGGAGAACTGGGAGCGCTACCTGGACGCCCAGATCAAACAGAAGATCCTGCCCAAGATCCACGGCCCGGAGAGACTCCTGAGGGACACCCTCAATGAACTGAAGGACCACTGTGAGGGGAGATTCCCTGAATCCCGGGATAAACTAGGGGAAATGGTTGAGACACTGAGGATCCAGCGCTACGTATCATTCATAAGGTAG
- a CDS encoding roadblock/LC7 domain-containing protein produces the protein MIERILKDLGRVNGVNGSLVVGKDGLIIESEVPADIDAELVAAMASAVFGTAERSAEEIKHEPLEQVMIEGKRGKTLMIDAGEGILVVITDVDVNLGMIRIEMKRSSERVSDLLA, from the coding sequence TTGATAGAGAGGATACTCAAGGACCTTGGAAGGGTGAACGGTGTTAACGGATCCCTGGTTGTTGGAAAGGACGGTCTCATAATCGAGAGTGAGGTTCCAGCTGACATCGACGCGGAACTCGTGGCCGCCATGGCCTCAGCGGTGTTCGGTACAGCCGAGAGGTCGGCCGAGGAGATAAAGCATGAGCCCCTCGAGCAGGTCATGATTGAGGGTAAACGGGGTAAAACCCTCATGATAGATGCCGGCGAGGGGATCCTCGTCGTGATAACCGATGTGGATGTGAACCTGGGAATGATCAGGATAGAGATGAAGAGGAGTTCTGAGAGGGTCAGTGACCTTCTTGCATGA
- a CDS encoding H(2)-dependent methylenetetrahydromethanopterin dehydrogenase-related protein: protein MKVTVYGAGNQKLYTEELNLPEKYGGEAPYGGSRMAMEFAQAGHEVTLAEPVRDVLEDEHWNLVEEAGVTVTDNDKEAAADADVAILFTPFGKGTVRIARDILPELPEGAVIANTCTVSPVVLYYVLEKELKMDRTDIGVSSMHPAAVPGTPQHEHYVIGGRPTAELDIATDEQISRCAELAESTGKTAYVVPADVTSAVADMGSLVTAVALAGVLDYYYVGTQIIKAPEEMVEKQILMTLQTMASLVETSGVDGMARAMNPELLVKSAKSMHLLDEQEELDAALRKISQLNDDVMKWIEGADVKHTDLVAAQALTGELKTVMGDRAAEGTIRRCMRKMFE, encoded by the coding sequence ATGAAGGTGACAGTTTACGGTGCTGGTAATCAGAAATTATATACTGAGGAACTGAACCTCCCTGAAAAGTACGGTGGGGAGGCTCCATACGGCGGAAGCAGAATGGCCATGGAATTTGCACAGGCCGGACACGAAGTTACACTTGCAGAACCTGTAAGGGATGTCCTGGAGGATGAACACTGGAACCTTGTTGAGGAGGCAGGTGTGACTGTCACAGATAACGATAAGGAGGCCGCGGCTGACGCCGATGTTGCGATTCTATTCACACCCTTCGGAAAGGGGACCGTGAGGATAGCCAGGGATATACTACCTGAGCTACCAGAGGGGGCGGTTATAGCCAACACCTGTACGGTATCACCGGTGGTGCTATACTACGTCCTTGAAAAAGAATTAAAAATGGACAGAACAGATATAGGTGTGTCCTCAATGCACCCTGCGGCTGTACCTGGGACACCACAGCACGAACACTACGTTATAGGCGGCAGGCCCACCGCGGAGCTTGACATTGCAACAGATGAACAGATCTCAAGGTGCGCTGAACTCGCAGAGAGCACAGGTAAGACAGCATACGTGGTCCCCGCGGATGTGACCTCAGCAGTTGCAGATATGGGATCCCTGGTCACTGCGGTGGCGCTTGCAGGTGTCCTGGACTACTACTATGTGGGTACCCAGATAATAAAGGCCCCTGAGGAGATGGTTGAGAAGCAGATACTCATGACACTCCAGACCATGGCATCCCTCGTTGAGACGTCAGGTGTCGATGGAATGGCCCGTGCCATGAACCCTGAACTCCTGGTGAAAAGCGCAAAGTCAATGCACCTCCTTGATGAACAGGAGGAACTGGACGCAGCCCTCAGGAAGATCTCCCAGCTCAACGATGATGTCATGAAGTGGATAGAGGGTGCCGATGTTAAACACACGGACCTTGTGGCTGCCCAGGCCCTCACAGGTGAACTCAAAACCGTCATGGGGGATCGTGCAGCTGAGGGTACAATAAGAAGGTGCATGAGGAAGATGTTTGAATAG
- a CDS encoding YbjQ family protein — protein sequence MLMLTSNVIEGRVIGRYHGIVTGDALIGANIYKDLFSGVRDVVGGRTSAYEKELARARELALSSMREAAEKLGADAIIGVRIDYHNLGGTMGNTILVSATGTAVSLDE from the coding sequence ATGCTCATGTTAACGTCGAATGTGATTGAGGGTAGGGTGATAGGGAGATACCATGGTATCGTGACGGGGGATGCACTCATAGGGGCCAACATATACAAGGACCTCTTCTCGGGTGTGAGGGACGTTGTTGGTGGCAGAACATCGGCATATGAGAAGGAACTCGCAAGGGCCAGGGAGCTCGCCCTATCCTCAATGAGGGAGGCTGCTGAGAAGCTGGGGGCTGATGCAATTATAGGGGTGAGGATTGACTACCACAACCTCGGGGGTACAATGGGGAACACAATCCTTGTATCCGCCACCGGGACAGCGGTGTCCCTTGATGAGTGA
- a CDS encoding potassium channel family protein, with protein MKDLQKGVRILYEVIILVLLGLDGLSLLVSIFLPLQPGTFSRIVLLDLLTSITVVTAYILRPAVRDRWNIPVVMVPFYFIGVNLLGVNPDSVILAVLNLIKVFGLFIAFRDLAGSVGEFIRTSRLGYGLGLFVSVLFVFTIVFYLVESPVNPLVRTYEDSLWYVLQTITTVGYGDIVPVTALGRLTGVIIMISAIASTSLITASATSTLLETLRREQERIDSTRRDEFRRLSDKLDELEMKLERIEDMLEKRR; from the coding sequence GTGAAAGATCTTCAGAAGGGTGTCAGGATACTTTATGAGGTTATCATCCTTGTTCTACTTGGACTCGATGGGCTATCACTGCTTGTCAGCATATTCCTCCCCCTTCAGCCCGGGACCTTCTCAAGGATAGTCCTCCTGGACCTCCTCACGAGCATCACGGTTGTGACAGCCTACATACTTCGGCCAGCTGTCCGTGACAGGTGGAACATTCCCGTTGTGATGGTGCCCTTCTACTTCATCGGTGTGAATCTGCTGGGAGTAAACCCTGATTCAGTTATACTTGCAGTCCTGAACCTCATAAAGGTGTTTGGGCTTTTCATTGCATTCAGGGACCTTGCGGGGTCTGTTGGTGAATTCATAAGGACCAGCAGGCTCGGTTATGGTCTTGGACTCTTTGTATCTGTGCTTTTTGTATTCACAATCGTCTTCTACCTGGTTGAGAGTCCTGTGAACCCCCTTGTGAGGACATATGAGGACTCATTATGGTACGTCCTCCAGACCATCACAACGGTGGGCTACGGTGACATAGTACCTGTAACAGCCCTGGGGAGGCTGACAGGTGTGATCATAATGATCAGTGCCATTGCATCCACCAGCCTGATAACCGCATCTGCCACATCCACACTCCTTGAGACCCTGAGGAGGGAGCAGGAGCGGATAGACTCCACAAGGAGGGATGAGTTCAGGAGGCTCAGTGATAAACTGGATGAACTCGAGATGAAACTTGAGAGGATAGAGGATATGCTTGAAAAACGCAGATAA